A stretch of Priestia aryabhattai DNA encodes these proteins:
- the proC gene encoding pyrroline-5-carboxylate reductase — translation MKKQRILFIGAGRMAEAVAAGLVTSSADSIEAVVMSNNGDIERLQRVEKTYGVQTTQNWRQEVDNSDVIILAMPPEAHPSVLKELSTHLDQQFVVTLAAGIGPSYLENHLPQDTPAAWIMPNTAAMIGQSMSLYTLGTSATKEHKEVLQMILKRIGEAHECSEKEVHELTAVTGSAPAFLYYFAESLIDATTAYGVDKKTAKDLVIQMMYGSVQMLHETKDPASLREQVTTPGGATAEGLKVMKEQDFSLIIKQAIEATNKKAMGGS, via the coding sequence ATGAAAAAACAGCGAATTTTATTTATTGGAGCAGGACGAATGGCTGAAGCTGTAGCGGCTGGTTTGGTTACGAGCAGTGCTGACAGTATCGAGGCAGTGGTGATGTCAAATAACGGAGATATTGAGCGATTACAGCGAGTTGAAAAAACATATGGTGTACAAACGACGCAAAATTGGCGCCAAGAAGTTGACAATTCGGATGTTATTATTTTAGCGATGCCTCCCGAGGCCCACCCTTCCGTTCTCAAAGAACTTTCGACTCATTTAGATCAACAATTTGTTGTGACGTTAGCAGCAGGAATTGGTCCGAGTTACTTAGAAAATCATCTTCCGCAGGATACGCCTGCCGCTTGGATTATGCCAAATACAGCTGCTATGATTGGACAATCGATGTCTCTGTATACACTTGGAACTTCTGCCACAAAAGAGCATAAAGAAGTGCTTCAAATGATTTTAAAAAGAATTGGTGAAGCGCATGAGTGTTCAGAGAAAGAAGTACATGAGCTAACGGCTGTAACTGGCAGTGCACCGGCGTTTTTGTATTATTTTGCAGAATCGTTAATTGATGCAACTACTGCTTACGGTGTGGACAAAAAAACAGCCAAAGATTTAGTTATTCAAATGATGTATGGCTCTGTGCAAATGTTGCATGAAACCAAAGACCCTGCGTCTTTAAGAGAGCAAGTAACGACTCCGGGCGGCGCTACTGCCGAAGGGTTAAAAGTGATGAAAGAACAAGACTTTTCCTTAATAATTAAGCAGGCAATTGAAGCAACGAATAAAAAAGCAATGGGTGGAAGCTAA
- a CDS encoding thiol-disulfide oxidoreductase DCC family protein, whose protein sequence is MKHLILFDGICNLCNNSVQFIIKHDEQALFSFASLQSDFGKQQLASHGLLPEQLDSIVYIHGKQRYVKSTAALKIAKRLDGPIKFLYALIIIPAPIRDIVYDWIARNRYKWFGKQQHCMLPTSDTKKRFVDD, encoded by the coding sequence ATGAAACATCTGATTCTTTTTGATGGCATATGTAATTTATGTAATAACAGTGTTCAATTTATTATTAAACATGATGAACAAGCTTTGTTTTCTTTCGCTTCTCTTCAATCAGATTTCGGAAAGCAGCAGCTAGCCTCTCACGGCTTACTTCCTGAGCAATTAGACAGCATTGTATATATCCACGGAAAACAAAGATATGTAAAATCAACGGCTGCTTTAAAAATCGCCAAGCGCTTAGATGGACCTATTAAATTTTTATATGCACTCATTATCATTCCTGCGCCTATTCGAGATATAGTATACGACTGGATCGCTCGCAACCGATATAAGTGGTTTGGCAAACAACAGCACTGCATGCTCCCAACTTCTGATACGAAAAAGCGTTTTGTCGATGACTAA
- a CDS encoding anti-sigma factor — protein MGLAAALLLSVAGNSYFLLKDEDKGKQEPNVSVAPQNEPLTSEKTMKLQAEPNVSGEATASLTKKGGNLNVVIQANNLKNVKENEVYQVWLIKGDKPHPAGAFVTDKNGNGTVVYTMSQKEQAEKWDVMAITLEPNANNKTPKGNTVLRSAL, from the coding sequence ATTGGATTAGCTGCGGCACTTCTTTTATCTGTAGCAGGAAACAGCTACTTTCTGTTGAAAGATGAAGACAAAGGCAAACAAGAACCAAATGTTTCGGTTGCTCCTCAAAATGAACCTCTTACATCTGAAAAAACAATGAAGCTGCAGGCAGAGCCGAACGTTTCTGGCGAAGCAACAGCATCTCTTACGAAAAAAGGTGGAAATTTAAATGTGGTCATTCAAGCGAACAACTTGAAAAACGTAAAGGAGAATGAAGTCTATCAGGTGTGGCTCATAAAAGGTGATAAGCCCCATCCGGCAGGTGCTTTTGTAACAGATAAAAATGGAAACGGGACAGTGGTCTATACGATGAGCCAAAAAGAACAGGCTGAAAAGTGGGATGTCATGGCGATTACTTTAGAACCGAATGCGAATAATAAGACGCCAAAAGGAAACACGGTGTTAAGATCAGCGCTCTAA